In one Elephas maximus indicus isolate mEleMax1 chromosome 9, mEleMax1 primary haplotype, whole genome shotgun sequence genomic region, the following are encoded:
- the TPM2 gene encoding tropomyosin beta chain isoform X3 — protein MSSRPKIAPGAPATAATGPGCHSETARSPSPRVLSPLQRRAFSRTRSRYYPFRRLGAGPRRRRPEGVGAGAGRAPAPARLCFCPYKVRAAAGEGPGPRLRPVPPCLLGARSAGTTQSRSALLTRRLCARSAQPTQLTRSAPPAGPPPTAAMDAIKKKMQMLKLDKENAIDRAEQAEADKKQAEDRCKQLEEEQQALQKKLKGTEDEVEKYSESVKDAQEKLEQAEKKATDAEADVASLNRRIQLVEEELDRAQERLATALQKLEQAEKAADESERGMKVIENRAMKDEEKMELQEMQLKEAKHIAEDSDRKYEEVARKLVILEGELERSEERAEVAESKCGDLEEELKIVTNNLKSLEAQADKYSTKEDKYEEEIKLLEEKLKEAETRAEFAERSVAKLEKTIDDLEETLASAKEENVEIHQTLDQTLLELNNL, from the exons ATGAGCTCACGCCCCAAAATAGCCCCAGGGGCCCCAGCCACAGCTGCAACTGGGCCCGGCTGTCACTCAGAGACAGCACGGAGCCCCAGCCCGAGGGTCCTCTCCCCTCTGCAGCGCCGGGCCTTCTCCCGCACAAGGTCCCGCTACTATCCCTTCCGACGGCTGGGGGCGGGGCCCCGAAGGAGGCGTCCCGAGGGGGTGGGTGCAGGGGCCGGCCGCGCCCCCGCCCCGGCCCGGCTGTGCTTCTGCCCCTACAAGGTTCGGGCTGCTGCAGGGGAGGGTCCCGGCCCCCGGCTCCGCCCGGTCCCTCCCTGCCTTTTAGGCGCCCGCTCGGCTGGGACAACCCAGTCCCGCTCGGCCCTCCTCACCCGCCGTCTGTGCGCCCGGTCTGCGCAGCCAACCCAGTTAACCCGGTCCGCACCGCCCGCCGGCCCACCCCCCACCGCAGCCATGGACGCCATCAAGAAGAAGATGCagatgctaaagctggacaaggagAATGCTATCGATCGCGCCGAGCAGGCCGAGGCCGACAAGAAACAAGCTGAGGACCGCTGCAAGCAG CTGGAGGAGGAGCAGCAAGCCCTCCAGAAGAAGCTGAAGGGGACGGAGGACGAGGTGGAAAAGTATTCTGAGTCAGTGAAGGATGCCCAGGAGAAATTGGAGCAGGCTGAGAAGAAAGCCACAGAC GCCGAGGCAGATGTGGCCTCCCTGAACCGCCGCATTCAGCTAGTAGAGGAGGAGCTGGACCGGGCACAGGAGCGTCTGGCCACTGCCCTGCAAAAGCTGGAGCAGGCTGAGAAGGCAGCCGATGAGAGTgagag agGAATGAAGGTCATTGAAAACCGGGCCATGAAGGATGAGGAAAAGATGGAGCTTCAGGAGATGCAGCTGAAGGAGGCCAAGCACATTGCTGAGGACTCAGACCGCAAATACGAGGAG GTGGCCAGGAAGCTGGTGATCCTGGAAGGAGAGCTAGAACGCTCAGAAGAGAGGGCTGAGGTGGCTGAGAG TAAATGTGGGGACCTAGAGGAAGAACTGAAAATTGTTACCAACAACTTGAAATCCCTGGAGGCCCAAGCAGACAAG TATTCCACCAAAGAGGATAAATATGAAGAGGAGATCAAACTGCTGGAGGAGAAACTGAAGGAG GCTGAGACCCGAGCAGAATTTGCCGAAAGATCTGTGGCAAAACTGGAGAAAACCATCGATGACCTAGAAG
- the TPM2 gene encoding tropomyosin beta chain isoform X1, translating into MSSRPKIAPGAPATAATGPGCHSETARSPSPRVLSPLQRRAFSRTRSRYYPFRRLGAGPRRRRPEGVGAGAGRAPAPARLCFCPYKVRAAAGEGPGPRLRPVPPCLLGARSAGTTQSRSALLTRRLCARSAQPTQLTRSAPPAGPPPTAAMDAIKKKMQMLKLDKENAIDRAEQAEADKKQAEDRCKQLEEEQQALQKKLKGTEDEVEKYSESVKDAQEKLEQAEKKATDAEADVASLNRRIQLVEEELDRAQERLATALQKLEQAEKAADESERGMKVIENRAMKDEEKMELQEMQLKEAKHIAEDSDRKYEEVARKLVILEGELERSEERAEVAESRARQLEEELRTMDQALKSLMASEEEYSTKEDKYEEEIKLLEEKLKEAETRAEFAERSVAKLEKTIDDLEETLASAKEENVEIHQTLDQTLLELNNL; encoded by the exons ATGAGCTCACGCCCCAAAATAGCCCCAGGGGCCCCAGCCACAGCTGCAACTGGGCCCGGCTGTCACTCAGAGACAGCACGGAGCCCCAGCCCGAGGGTCCTCTCCCCTCTGCAGCGCCGGGCCTTCTCCCGCACAAGGTCCCGCTACTATCCCTTCCGACGGCTGGGGGCGGGGCCCCGAAGGAGGCGTCCCGAGGGGGTGGGTGCAGGGGCCGGCCGCGCCCCCGCCCCGGCCCGGCTGTGCTTCTGCCCCTACAAGGTTCGGGCTGCTGCAGGGGAGGGTCCCGGCCCCCGGCTCCGCCCGGTCCCTCCCTGCCTTTTAGGCGCCCGCTCGGCTGGGACAACCCAGTCCCGCTCGGCCCTCCTCACCCGCCGTCTGTGCGCCCGGTCTGCGCAGCCAACCCAGTTAACCCGGTCCGCACCGCCCGCCGGCCCACCCCCCACCGCAGCCATGGACGCCATCAAGAAGAAGATGCagatgctaaagctggacaaggagAATGCTATCGATCGCGCCGAGCAGGCCGAGGCCGACAAGAAACAAGCTGAGGACCGCTGCAAGCAG CTGGAGGAGGAGCAGCAAGCCCTCCAGAAGAAGCTGAAGGGGACGGAGGACGAGGTGGAAAAGTATTCTGAGTCAGTGAAGGATGCCCAGGAGAAATTGGAGCAGGCTGAGAAGAAAGCCACAGAC GCCGAGGCAGATGTGGCCTCCCTGAACCGCCGCATTCAGCTAGTAGAGGAGGAGCTGGACCGGGCACAGGAGCGTCTGGCCACTGCCCTGCAAAAGCTGGAGCAGGCTGAGAAGGCAGCCGATGAGAGTgagag agGAATGAAGGTCATTGAAAACCGGGCCATGAAGGATGAGGAAAAGATGGAGCTTCAGGAGATGCAGCTGAAGGAGGCCAAGCACATTGCTGAGGACTCAGACCGCAAATACGAGGAG GTGGCCAGGAAGCTGGTGATCCTGGAAGGAGAGCTAGAACGCTCAGAAGAGAGGGCTGAGGTGGCTGAGAG CCGAGCCAGGCAGCTGGAGGAGGAACTTCGAACCATGGACCAGGCCCTCAAGTCCCTGATGGCCTCAGAGGAGGAG TATTCCACCAAAGAGGATAAATATGAAGAGGAGATCAAACTGCTGGAGGAGAAACTGAAGGAG GCTGAGACCCGAGCAGAATTTGCCGAAAGATCTGTGGCAAAACTGGAGAAAACCATCGATGACCTAGAAG
- the TPM2 gene encoding tropomyosin beta chain isoform X4, translating into MSSRPKIAPGAPATAATGPGCHSETARSPSPRVLSPLQRRAFSRTRSRYYPFRRLGAGPRRRRPEGVGAGAGRAPAPARLCFCPYKVRAAAGEGPGPRLRPVPPCLLGARSAGTTQSRSALLTRRLCARSAQPTQLTRSAPPAGPPPTAAMDAIKKKMQMLKLDKENAIDRAEQAEADKKQAEDRCKQLEEEQQALQKKLKGTEDEVEKYSESVKDAQEKLEQAEKKATDAEADVASLNRRIQLVEEELDRAQERLATALQKLEQAEKAADESERGMKVIENRAMKDEEKMELQEMQLKEAKHIAEDSDRKYEEVARKLVILEGELERSEERAEVAESKCGDLEEELKIVTNNLKSLEAQADKYSTKEDKYEEEIKLLEEKLKEAETRAEFAERSVAKLEKTIDDLEDEVYAQKMKYKAISEELDNALNDITSL; encoded by the exons ATGAGCTCACGCCCCAAAATAGCCCCAGGGGCCCCAGCCACAGCTGCAACTGGGCCCGGCTGTCACTCAGAGACAGCACGGAGCCCCAGCCCGAGGGTCCTCTCCCCTCTGCAGCGCCGGGCCTTCTCCCGCACAAGGTCCCGCTACTATCCCTTCCGACGGCTGGGGGCGGGGCCCCGAAGGAGGCGTCCCGAGGGGGTGGGTGCAGGGGCCGGCCGCGCCCCCGCCCCGGCCCGGCTGTGCTTCTGCCCCTACAAGGTTCGGGCTGCTGCAGGGGAGGGTCCCGGCCCCCGGCTCCGCCCGGTCCCTCCCTGCCTTTTAGGCGCCCGCTCGGCTGGGACAACCCAGTCCCGCTCGGCCCTCCTCACCCGCCGTCTGTGCGCCCGGTCTGCGCAGCCAACCCAGTTAACCCGGTCCGCACCGCCCGCCGGCCCACCCCCCACCGCAGCCATGGACGCCATCAAGAAGAAGATGCagatgctaaagctggacaaggagAATGCTATCGATCGCGCCGAGCAGGCCGAGGCCGACAAGAAACAAGCTGAGGACCGCTGCAAGCAG CTGGAGGAGGAGCAGCAAGCCCTCCAGAAGAAGCTGAAGGGGACGGAGGACGAGGTGGAAAAGTATTCTGAGTCAGTGAAGGATGCCCAGGAGAAATTGGAGCAGGCTGAGAAGAAAGCCACAGAC GCCGAGGCAGATGTGGCCTCCCTGAACCGCCGCATTCAGCTAGTAGAGGAGGAGCTGGACCGGGCACAGGAGCGTCTGGCCACTGCCCTGCAAAAGCTGGAGCAGGCTGAGAAGGCAGCCGATGAGAGTgagag agGAATGAAGGTCATTGAAAACCGGGCCATGAAGGATGAGGAAAAGATGGAGCTTCAGGAGATGCAGCTGAAGGAGGCCAAGCACATTGCTGAGGACTCAGACCGCAAATACGAGGAG GTGGCCAGGAAGCTGGTGATCCTGGAAGGAGAGCTAGAACGCTCAGAAGAGAGGGCTGAGGTGGCTGAGAG TAAATGTGGGGACCTAGAGGAAGAACTGAAAATTGTTACCAACAACTTGAAATCCCTGGAGGCCCAAGCAGACAAG TATTCCACCAAAGAGGATAAATATGAAGAGGAGATCAAACTGCTGGAGGAGAAACTGAAGGAG GCTGAGACCCGAGCAGAATTTGCCGAAAGATCTGTGGCAAAACTGGAGAAAACCATCGATGACCTAGAAG
- the TPM2 gene encoding tropomyosin beta chain isoform X2 gives MSSRPKIAPGAPATAATGPGCHSETARSPSPRVLSPLQRRAFSRTRSRYYPFRRLGAGPRRRRPEGVGAGAGRAPAPARLCFCPYKVRAAAGEGPGPRLRPVPPCLLGARSAGTTQSRSALLTRRLCARSAQPTQLTRSAPPAGPPPTAAMDAIKKKMQMLKLDKENAIDRAEQAEADKKQAEDRCKQLEEEQQALQKKLKGTEDEVEKYSESVKDAQEKLEQAEKKATDAEADVASLNRRIQLVEEELDRAQERLATALQKLEQAEKAADESERGMKVIENRAMKDEEKMELQEMQLKEAKHIAEDSDRKYEEVARKLVILEGELERSEERAEVAESRARQLEEELRTMDQALKSLMASEEEYSTKEDKYEEEIKLLEEKLKEAETRAEFAERSVAKLEKTIDDLEDEVYAQKMKYKAISEELDNALNDITSL, from the exons ATGAGCTCACGCCCCAAAATAGCCCCAGGGGCCCCAGCCACAGCTGCAACTGGGCCCGGCTGTCACTCAGAGACAGCACGGAGCCCCAGCCCGAGGGTCCTCTCCCCTCTGCAGCGCCGGGCCTTCTCCCGCACAAGGTCCCGCTACTATCCCTTCCGACGGCTGGGGGCGGGGCCCCGAAGGAGGCGTCCCGAGGGGGTGGGTGCAGGGGCCGGCCGCGCCCCCGCCCCGGCCCGGCTGTGCTTCTGCCCCTACAAGGTTCGGGCTGCTGCAGGGGAGGGTCCCGGCCCCCGGCTCCGCCCGGTCCCTCCCTGCCTTTTAGGCGCCCGCTCGGCTGGGACAACCCAGTCCCGCTCGGCCCTCCTCACCCGCCGTCTGTGCGCCCGGTCTGCGCAGCCAACCCAGTTAACCCGGTCCGCACCGCCCGCCGGCCCACCCCCCACCGCAGCCATGGACGCCATCAAGAAGAAGATGCagatgctaaagctggacaaggagAATGCTATCGATCGCGCCGAGCAGGCCGAGGCCGACAAGAAACAAGCTGAGGACCGCTGCAAGCAG CTGGAGGAGGAGCAGCAAGCCCTCCAGAAGAAGCTGAAGGGGACGGAGGACGAGGTGGAAAAGTATTCTGAGTCAGTGAAGGATGCCCAGGAGAAATTGGAGCAGGCTGAGAAGAAAGCCACAGAC GCCGAGGCAGATGTGGCCTCCCTGAACCGCCGCATTCAGCTAGTAGAGGAGGAGCTGGACCGGGCACAGGAGCGTCTGGCCACTGCCCTGCAAAAGCTGGAGCAGGCTGAGAAGGCAGCCGATGAGAGTgagag agGAATGAAGGTCATTGAAAACCGGGCCATGAAGGATGAGGAAAAGATGGAGCTTCAGGAGATGCAGCTGAAGGAGGCCAAGCACATTGCTGAGGACTCAGACCGCAAATACGAGGAG GTGGCCAGGAAGCTGGTGATCCTGGAAGGAGAGCTAGAACGCTCAGAAGAGAGGGCTGAGGTGGCTGAGAG CCGAGCCAGGCAGCTGGAGGAGGAACTTCGAACCATGGACCAGGCCCTCAAGTCCCTGATGGCCTCAGAGGAGGAG TATTCCACCAAAGAGGATAAATATGAAGAGGAGATCAAACTGCTGGAGGAGAAACTGAAGGAG GCTGAGACCCGAGCAGAATTTGCCGAAAGATCTGTGGCAAAACTGGAGAAAACCATCGATGACCTAGAAG
- the TPM2 gene encoding tropomyosin beta chain isoform X5, which yields MSSRPKIAPGAPATAATGPGCHSETARSPSPRVLSPLQRRAFSRTRSRYYPFRRLGAGPRRRRPEGVGAGAGRAPAPARLCFCPYKVRAAAGEGPGPRLRPVPPCLLGARSAGTTQSRSALLTRRLCARSAQPTQLTRSAPPAGPPPTAAMDAIKKKMQMLKLDKENAIDRAEQAEADKKQAEDRCKQLEEEQQALQKKLKGTEDEVEKYSESVKDAQEKLEQAEKKATDAEADVASLNRRIQLVEEELDRAQERLATALQKLEQAEKAADESERGMKVIENRAMKDEEKMELQEMQLKEAKHIAEDSDRKYEEVARKLVILEGELERSEERAEVAESRARQLEEELRTMDQALKSLMASEEE from the exons ATGAGCTCACGCCCCAAAATAGCCCCAGGGGCCCCAGCCACAGCTGCAACTGGGCCCGGCTGTCACTCAGAGACAGCACGGAGCCCCAGCCCGAGGGTCCTCTCCCCTCTGCAGCGCCGGGCCTTCTCCCGCACAAGGTCCCGCTACTATCCCTTCCGACGGCTGGGGGCGGGGCCCCGAAGGAGGCGTCCCGAGGGGGTGGGTGCAGGGGCCGGCCGCGCCCCCGCCCCGGCCCGGCTGTGCTTCTGCCCCTACAAGGTTCGGGCTGCTGCAGGGGAGGGTCCCGGCCCCCGGCTCCGCCCGGTCCCTCCCTGCCTTTTAGGCGCCCGCTCGGCTGGGACAACCCAGTCCCGCTCGGCCCTCCTCACCCGCCGTCTGTGCGCCCGGTCTGCGCAGCCAACCCAGTTAACCCGGTCCGCACCGCCCGCCGGCCCACCCCCCACCGCAGCCATGGACGCCATCAAGAAGAAGATGCagatgctaaagctggacaaggagAATGCTATCGATCGCGCCGAGCAGGCCGAGGCCGACAAGAAACAAGCTGAGGACCGCTGCAAGCAG CTGGAGGAGGAGCAGCAAGCCCTCCAGAAGAAGCTGAAGGGGACGGAGGACGAGGTGGAAAAGTATTCTGAGTCAGTGAAGGATGCCCAGGAGAAATTGGAGCAGGCTGAGAAGAAAGCCACAGAC GCCGAGGCAGATGTGGCCTCCCTGAACCGCCGCATTCAGCTAGTAGAGGAGGAGCTGGACCGGGCACAGGAGCGTCTGGCCACTGCCCTGCAAAAGCTGGAGCAGGCTGAGAAGGCAGCCGATGAGAGTgagag agGAATGAAGGTCATTGAAAACCGGGCCATGAAGGATGAGGAAAAGATGGAGCTTCAGGAGATGCAGCTGAAGGAGGCCAAGCACATTGCTGAGGACTCAGACCGCAAATACGAGGAG GTGGCCAGGAAGCTGGTGATCCTGGAAGGAGAGCTAGAACGCTCAGAAGAGAGGGCTGAGGTGGCTGAGAG CCGAGCCAGGCAGCTGGAGGAGGAACTTCGAACCATGGACCAGGCCCTCAAGTCCCTGATGGCCTCAGAGGAGGAG TAA